One Entomomonas asaccharolytica DNA segment encodes these proteins:
- a CDS encoding META domain-containing protein, whose protein sequence is MMKKILMMLVVAALMIGCQTTKSANLTAVELYGKYNLVNFDNEVVATSDRPMTIDFEPGVEGKLKVHGILCNTFIGQAELNQGKLSSDGLASTRMACFREKEALMETALGDMFKTGATVKLKGTQLILEGGGHTFTYQKQ, encoded by the coding sequence ATGATGAAAAAAATATTGATGATGTTAGTAGTGGCTGCATTGATGATTGGCTGCCAGACAACAAAGTCTGCTAATCTCACAGCTGTTGAGTTATATGGCAAATATAATCTGGTAAATTTTGATAATGAAGTGGTAGCAACTTCAGATAGGCCAATGACAATAGATTTTGAGCCTGGGGTAGAGGGTAAGCTAAAAGTACATGGTATTCTTTGTAATACGTTTATTGGTCAAGCAGAATTAAATCAGGGTAAATTATCCAGTGATGGTTTAGCTTCTACACGTATGGCCTGTTTCCGTGAAAAAGAAGCATTAATGGAAACCGCCTTAGGTGATATGTTTAAAACAGGTGCGACTGTAAAGTTAAAAGGAACACAGCTTATTTTAGAGGGCGGTGGTCATACCTTTACTTATCAAAAACAATAG